CTTTTTTTAATCCAGTTTTTAAAACTTCTTCTTTTAAAAAACTCATTAAATTTTGCTTAATATTTTTTATTTTATTCATTTTTAAACCTTAGTTTAAGATTATATATCATCTTTCTTTGTTTTTTGATAAATCTCATCCAAATAAGCCGAATTTCCCTCTTTTTGTTCAACTTTTTTTTCTATTAATCTAAATACAATATCTTTTAGTTCATCTTCATCAAAGTAGTTTAAGTAGTTTGGATTTATATCTATCTTCTCATTTTCATCTGTTTTTAAAAGCTCTTTTATCTCTTTTATTAACTCTTCTTTTATATCTATCAACTCTTACTCTTTATTAAACTTTTTTAAAATCTCATCTAAATATAGTTCCATTTTTTGCTCACCAATATCAGTTTCACCACACTTACAACAACCACATGAACTTCCAGCATCTGTTAAATCTTCTAAATCTTCAAGTGTTTTAGCACCTTTTTCTTTAATTGCATGTATTATTTCGCCAAGGCTTACTTGTTTGCAATCACAAACAATAAATGAGTGAGGAAAATTTCTTGCCATTAAATACCTCTTTGTTTTTTAATAATTTCATAAGCTTCATTTATCTCTTGAAGTTTTGTTGTAGCTTCATCAATAATATTTTGAGAAGCACCCTGTCCTGTAATAATATCTGGATGATATTTTTTAACTAAATTTCTATAATTTTTCTTTAAAGTTAAATCATCATCATTTGGATTAGATTCTAATATTTCATAAGCTTTTTCTAGTGATAATGCTTTTTCATTTGCTCTATTTTTATAAAAATTCTCAAAATTTGATATAAGATTTATATAATCTTTTTGTTCAATTTTTAAAGCTTGAGCAATATCTTCAGTTATCTCTTGTTCTTGTTTTGAAAAATCACCATCAATAAAAGAAAGATTTAATAAATACTCCATATATTTTAATCTTTTAGAGTAATCTGTTTTTGTTAAACTATATAATCTTTCACAAATAGTAATAAGATTTGCAAAGCTATCTTTCTCTTGATCATATAATTTGTTTAGATTTTCTCGAACTTCTTGTGAGTTTTGAAAATGAGTTGAAATATCTGTAAATGTATGTTTTATAATCTCAGCTTCAAGCTCTCCTACTTTTCCATCAGCTTTTGCAACTTTTGCCATAAGTGCAACCAAAAGCCCTGCTTCATGGTTTAATAAATCACCTCTAAAAATCTCTTTTTGTTTTAGATTAATATTTTTAAACTCTTCTGTTTTATAATTTTTTCCTATAATAAATAAAATCGCTATTACGACAGCTAAAACTATTAATTCCATTAATGTCCTATTTTTAATTTAAAAATTTTGAGTTTTTATTTTATCAAATTTAGACTGAGAGTATAAAGAGCTTAATTAATTATTTTTTTATTAATATTTAATTTTTTAAAACCATATTTAAAGTATATTGCATATCTTCATCAAGTTCCATATTTTTAATCATCCAGTTTAGGTAGTTTGCATCTTTTTTAGCAACATCTTCTATGTT
Above is a genomic segment from Aliarcobacter cryaerophilus containing:
- a CDS encoding TerB family tellurite resistance protein, translated to MELIVLAVVIAILFIIGKNYKTEEFKNINLKQKEIFRGDLLNHEAGLLVALMAKVAKADGKVGELEAEIIKHTFTDISTHFQNSQEVRENLNKLYDQEKDSFANLITICERLYSLTKTDYSKRLKYMEYLLNLSFIDGDFSKQEQEITEDIAQALKIEQKDYINLISNFENFYKNRANEKALSLEKAYEILESNPNDDDLTLKKNYRNLVKKYHPDIITGQGASQNIIDEATTKLQEINEAYEIIKKQRGI
- a CDS encoding (2Fe-2S)-binding protein, producing the protein MARNFPHSFIVCDCKQVSLGEIIHAIKEKGAKTLEDLEDLTDAGSSCGCCKCGETDIGEQKMELYLDEILKKFNKE